The genomic stretch GGTCCCGGCCACGGGAATAGATGGCCAGGGAAAGTTCCTGGATCTTTTTGAGCAATCCCTCGCCAATGCGTGATTTGGCGTCGGCCAGGGTGATGTTTTCATCGTGGGCGCCAAGGTCCGCCTTGGTGGACGGAGTGAAGAGCGGCGTCTCGAGTTTGTCGGAATCCACCAGCCCGGCGGGCAGCTTGTATCCGCAGACCGATCCGGTGGCCTTGTAGTCCTTGAAGCCCGAGCCAGTCAGATAGCCGCGAACGATACATTCGATGGGCAGGGGCTTGGCTTTTCGGACCACGACCGCGCGGCCTTCCAGTTCGTCCCTGTAAGGAGCGAGGGCGGCAGGAAAATCGCGTACATCCGTGGCCAGTAGATGGTTGGAAACCAGGTCCTTGAAGGCTTCCATCCAGTAGAGGGTGATCTGATTGAGAACCACGCCCTTGTAGGGGATGGGCTCGTTCATGATCACGTCAAAGGCGGACATGCGGTCCGTGGTCACGATCAGCAGGGTCTGTAGGTCGATTTCGTAGATATCGCGGACTTTTCCGCGAGAGATGAGCGGAAATTCACGAATTTTTGTTTTGGTAACGATTTTCATGGGTTCTCCAAACGTTGTTCGACGCTACGGGCATGAGCTTCCAGGCCTTCCAGGCGGGCCAGACGGGCCACCTTTGAACCGTGGGTGCCAATGTAGGCCTGGTCTGTGCATATCAGGCTGGTTTTTTTGCAAAAAGTGTCCACCGACAGGGCTGAGGAAAAGCGTGCCGTGGAAAGAGTTGGCAGCACGTGGTTCGGCCCCGCGAAATAATCGCCCACGGGTTCGGGGGTGCTGTGGCCCATGAAAACGGCCCCGGCATTGCGCACCGAACCGATCCAGGCCCAGGGGTCGGCCACGCTCAGTTCGAAATGTTCGGGCGCGAGGCGGTTGATGAGCTCCATGCCCGATTCAAGATCAGGCACATGAATGAGCGCGCTCCACTCGCCAAGGGACTTGGCTGCGATCTCCTGACGCGGAAGCGTGGATAGCTGCAGGGCAAGTTCCTTTTTGACCTCGTCAAGAAGACGGTTGTCCGAAGAAATGAGAATGCTTGAAGCCAGCGGATCATGCTCTGCCTGGGAAAGCATGTCGGCGGCCAGCCATTTCGGGTTGGCCGTTGAGTCGGCCAGGATGGCGATTTCGCTGGGTCCTGCGATCATGTCGATGCCGACCTGCCCGACGAGCAGGCGTTTGGCCGTGGTCACAAAGATGTTGCCCGGACCGGCGATGACATCGACCCTCGGGATGGACTCGGTGCCGTAGGCCAGGGCCGCTATGGCCCAGGCGGAACCGCACATGAAAATGGTGTCGATCCCTAGAATGGCGGCGGTGGCCAGAATATATGGGTTGAGTGTCCCATCCTTGCGCGGTGGACTGACCACGCAGATGGTTTTCACGCCCGCGACCTGCGCCGGGATGGCGTTCATGAG from Desulfomicrobium macestii encodes the following:
- a CDS encoding phosphoribosylaminoimidazolesuccinocarboxamide synthase, with the translated sequence MKIVTKTKIREFPLISRGKVRDIYEIDLQTLLIVTTDRMSAFDVIMNEPIPYKGVVLNQITLYWMEAFKDLVSNHLLATDVRDFPAALAPYRDELEGRAVVVRKAKPLPIECIVRGYLTGSGFKDYKATGSVCGYKLPAGLVDSDKLETPLFTPSTKADLGAHDENITLADAKSRIGEGLLKKIQELSLAIYSRGRDLAAARGIIIADTKFEFGLNEKDILLIDEVMTPDSSRFWPADKYVPGQSQPSFDKQYLRDWLSGTDWDKTPPPPTLPAEVIAETQKKYLEAFELLTGSPLQLP
- the hisD gene encoding histidinol dehydrogenase, whose protein sequence is MPLRFLEYTSPDDWTAITSWLARRDAGEDNVEPLVRDILTNVRDRGDEAVAEYTRRFDCPSLASTQLAVPKEDIASALEQIPAEDAAIIREAAANIRDFHLRQKQNSWITTPVPGTTLGQLVLPVDRAGLYVPGGQGGETPLISSLLMNAIPAQVAGVKTICVVSPPRKDGTLNPYILATAAILGIDTIFMCGSAWAIAALAYGTESIPRVDVIAGPGNIFVTTAKRLLVGQVGIDMIAGPSEIAILADSTANPKWLAADMLSQAEHDPLASSILISSDNRLLDEVKKELALQLSTLPRQEIAAKSLGEWSALIHVPDLESGMELINRLAPEHFELSVADPWAWIGSVRNAGAVFMGHSTPEPVGDYFAGPNHVLPTLSTARFSSALSVDTFCKKTSLICTDQAYIGTHGSKVARLARLEGLEAHARSVEQRLENP